The following proteins come from a genomic window of Alicyclobacillus dauci:
- a CDS encoding M3 family oligoendopeptidase, translated as MSNLSTTYYAHAIELSNAEAFESRLKALLTEEIQSLSDLEAWIQREVEFKLQVGEVMSGQMIDFYRDTMSEEKKQIHMHDQTVIQPLLLKYGSELDKKLCQSPYAAQLDTKKYGLMLKVRSTDLELFREENIPLQVREQELVARYNEIIGGLTITWNGEEKPYPYVQAQIGDPDRATREKAWRATREALKSVRSELNDMMNELVHLRHQIAVNAGFKNYAEYSFRAHNREYTIADCQEFYAAVEKHVVPVWDRLADQFKAELNVDVYRPWDTSPCTLKGAPFEAVDDLVDGVERMLRATDPFFGDKFVHMRENGLLDLESRKGKAPGGFCDFLSYSKNTFVFANFSPSWFALIALIHEMGHAVNGYLQVRDEYEWTHMRAEVAELYSHGMELLCLDKLNEFYPNEHEFRNAQREEIHRALNMLMGPLSGDMFQHWMYANPDHTPEERDAAYRDITQRFAGHPVDSTGLEDEVGIGWLDSIHFFAYPFYNIEYSISELGALQLLETYRKDPRQAIEDFKRGASADSNQTIAELYAATGVSFDFSDQSVGRTAKFVEELIESLA; from the coding sequence ATGTCTAACCTGTCCACTACGTATTACGCGCACGCAATTGAATTGTCGAACGCAGAAGCGTTCGAATCACGTTTGAAGGCCCTCTTGACGGAGGAAATTCAGTCTTTATCGGATCTGGAAGCATGGATTCAACGGGAAGTGGAGTTCAAGCTGCAAGTCGGTGAGGTCATGTCCGGTCAAATGATTGACTTCTACCGGGACACAATGAGTGAGGAAAAAAAGCAAATTCACATGCACGATCAGACTGTCATCCAACCACTTCTATTAAAATACGGTTCTGAGTTAGACAAAAAGCTCTGCCAGAGCCCTTATGCAGCGCAACTCGACACGAAAAAGTACGGTCTCATGCTCAAAGTTCGATCCACGGATTTAGAACTCTTCCGTGAAGAGAACATTCCCCTTCAAGTAAGAGAGCAAGAACTCGTTGCCAGATACAACGAAATCATCGGCGGTCTGACGATAACATGGAACGGTGAAGAGAAACCCTACCCATATGTCCAGGCTCAAATCGGGGACCCGGACCGCGCAACGCGTGAAAAGGCCTGGAGAGCAACCAGGGAAGCGCTCAAGTCCGTTCGATCCGAACTGAACGACATGATGAACGAACTCGTTCATCTTCGCCACCAAATTGCCGTCAACGCCGGATTCAAAAATTACGCTGAGTATTCGTTCCGTGCACACAATCGCGAGTACACCATCGCAGATTGCCAAGAGTTTTACGCTGCGGTGGAAAAGCACGTGGTTCCAGTGTGGGACAGATTGGCGGACCAGTTCAAGGCGGAACTCAATGTCGACGTGTACCGTCCTTGGGACACATCACCATGCACCTTGAAAGGCGCGCCGTTCGAAGCGGTGGATGATCTTGTGGACGGCGTCGAACGCATGTTACGCGCGACGGATCCCTTCTTTGGCGACAAGTTTGTGCACATGCGTGAAAACGGCCTACTTGACTTGGAAAGCCGCAAGGGTAAAGCGCCTGGTGGATTCTGTGACTTTCTGAGTTACTCGAAGAATACATTTGTGTTTGCCAACTTTAGTCCGTCGTGGTTTGCCTTGATCGCGCTGATCCACGAAATGGGTCACGCCGTCAATGGTTACCTCCAAGTCCGCGACGAGTACGAGTGGACGCACATGCGGGCAGAAGTGGCCGAACTCTATTCGCACGGGATGGAACTGTTGTGCTTAGACAAGTTGAACGAATTCTACCCCAATGAGCACGAGTTTCGTAACGCCCAACGGGAAGAAATTCACCGTGCACTGAACATGCTCATGGGGCCGTTGTCGGGTGACATGTTCCAGCACTGGATGTATGCGAATCCAGACCACACGCCGGAAGAACGAGACGCTGCGTACCGTGATATCACACAGAGGTTCGCGGGCCACCCCGTGGATTCCACCGGCTTGGAGGACGAAGTAGGAATTGGCTGGTTGGACTCCATTCACTTCTTCGCCTACCCGTTCTACAACATCGAATACTCCATTTCCGAACTGGGTGCGCTGCAACTACTGGAAACCTATCGGAAAGACCCTCGCCAAGCAATTGAGGACTTTAAGCGTGGGGCGAGCGCGGACAGCAACCAAACCATCGCTGAGCTCTATGCGGCAACAGGCGTGTCGTTTGACTTCTCAGACCAATCAGTTGGGCGGACGGCGAAGTTCGTGGAGGAATTGATTGAGTCGTTGGCGTGA
- a CDS encoding ATP-binding protein, with amino-acid sequence MGMYGGIAAICDQLNPISIFGIPGDFQSVPIVLSILYGKRRAGLIAVGILVAYQVISRENHAVASIAALLVYSSLPFFICHRFAYYSREKRRKTAIYLSLVVLVVQLVTIVALVFIFEPNHVLTFEAIARCLLVAVVLQFVLMTGGMLIVENIIQDGRDRTELVESRYALEVSNERYQSFVEYNPNGVCAFDLDHRVQMANTAYLSMIGYCLDELTGLTRFDMSFPEDHPLVHDLRERAIRGEIARDIETKMRHKSGQAIPIRLTQVPIVLKGECVGYYSVVADITEERMAEELVRKSDKLATVGQLAAGVAHEIRNPLTSIKGFLKLIERDPAGSKQYFSIVNSELSRIDLISSQLLVLAKPQVEKSVPVDVDAAIRDVAVLMKPQANLANVSIRTHSDDGMKYVLWDENQIRQVFMNIVKNALEATPVGGTVTLMTKSTGDEVQIVIEDTGIGMTQETIKRLGEPFYTTKGNGTGLGLMVSHRMIDRHGGTIHYDSIPGQGTRVTVELTRIGKSRGGLTQGNERNYLVNS; translated from the coding sequence ATGGGAATGTACGGCGGCATCGCTGCGATTTGTGATCAACTCAATCCGATTTCCATCTTCGGTATCCCAGGTGACTTTCAGTCTGTCCCGATTGTTTTGTCCATATTGTACGGCAAGCGAAGGGCAGGCCTGATCGCCGTCGGTATCCTGGTAGCTTATCAAGTAATCAGTCGAGAAAACCACGCGGTGGCATCCATCGCTGCGCTGCTCGTCTATTCGTCCTTGCCCTTTTTTATCTGTCACCGTTTCGCTTACTACTCGCGGGAGAAGCGACGCAAGACGGCGATATATCTGTCCTTAGTTGTATTGGTGGTACAACTGGTGACCATTGTTGCCCTCGTCTTCATTTTTGAACCGAATCACGTATTGACATTCGAAGCCATCGCACGTTGTTTGCTTGTCGCAGTCGTCCTGCAGTTTGTGTTGATGACCGGTGGCATGTTGATTGTGGAAAACATCATTCAGGACGGTCGTGATCGAACCGAGTTGGTGGAGTCTCGGTACGCTTTAGAGGTGAGCAACGAGCGGTACCAGTCGTTTGTGGAGTATAACCCGAACGGGGTCTGCGCGTTCGATCTCGACCATCGCGTGCAGATGGCGAACACGGCGTATCTCAGTATGATCGGCTATTGCTTGGACGAATTGACCGGGTTAACGCGTTTCGATATGTCCTTCCCCGAGGATCATCCGTTGGTTCACGACTTGCGGGAACGTGCCATCCGTGGGGAGATTGCCAGGGATATTGAGACTAAGATGCGACACAAGAGCGGACAAGCCATCCCGATTCGTTTGACACAAGTGCCCATTGTCCTGAAGGGTGAATGTGTCGGGTACTACAGCGTTGTGGCGGACATTACGGAAGAGAGAATGGCAGAGGAACTTGTTCGAAAGTCCGATAAGCTGGCCACCGTTGGCCAACTGGCTGCCGGTGTGGCTCATGAAATTCGTAATCCCCTGACGTCCATCAAGGGATTTCTCAAGTTGATTGAACGCGATCCGGCGGGATCGAAACAGTACTTCTCCATCGTCAACAGCGAATTATCGAGAATTGACCTGATTTCCAGTCAGCTTCTGGTGCTGGCTAAACCTCAAGTAGAAAAATCAGTCCCAGTCGATGTCGATGCAGCCATTCGCGACGTGGCCGTTCTCATGAAACCACAGGCCAACTTGGCGAACGTATCCATTCGTACGCATTCAGATGACGGAATGAAGTATGTCTTGTGGGACGAAAACCAAATACGACAGGTGTTTATGAATATTGTTAAGAATGCACTCGAGGCCACACCCGTGGGTGGAACGGTCACGCTCATGACAAAATCGACTGGTGATGAGGTACAAATCGTGATCGAAGATACAGGAATTGGGATGACGCAGGAGACCATCAAACGCTTAGGTGAGCCGTTTTACACGACGAAAGGAAACGGCACGGGGCTTGGGCTGATGGTTTCGCACCGAATGATTGACCGCCATGGCGGAACGATCCACTACGACAGCATCCCGGGGCAAGGTACAAGGGTTACCGTAGAGTTGACGCGAATCGGGAAATCTAGGGGCGGTCTGACACAAGGCAACGAACGAAACTATTTAGTGAATAGTTGA
- a CDS encoding threonine aldolase family protein, with amino-acid sequence MAKRIDLRSDTVTQPTADMRRAMAEAEVGDDVYGEDPTVNRLETLAAEMLGKEAALFVTSGTQGNQVAIATIARTGEEVIAEAESHIFYYEAAAVSAFVGAQIRQVPGRKGVLQPTDIKQAIRPRDVHQPRTALICIENTHNRAGGTVTPVHVLEEISSIAKASGVPVHMDGARLFNAAVASGRSAKEIASHVDTVQFCLSKGLSAPVGSVLAGSKAFIDEARQWRKRMGGGLRQAGILAAPGILALTTMVDRLAEDHENARYLAEQLSALPGVTVDLETVQTNIVIADIAGTEVDVNVFVQALRDEGVLSSAFGPTTVRFVTNKDVSREDISTAVDVIANVLKQVR; translated from the coding sequence ATGGCGAAACGAATTGATTTGCGAAGTGACACAGTCACCCAGCCAACGGCGGACATGCGCCGCGCGATGGCAGAGGCTGAAGTCGGTGACGACGTATACGGTGAAGACCCAACTGTCAATCGACTTGAAACGTTAGCAGCAGAGATGCTAGGCAAGGAAGCTGCGCTATTTGTCACCAGTGGAACGCAGGGGAACCAGGTTGCCATTGCGACCATCGCCCGGACGGGGGAAGAAGTCATCGCGGAGGCCGAGTCGCACATTTTCTACTATGAAGCGGCGGCCGTGTCCGCGTTTGTCGGCGCGCAAATCCGACAAGTACCGGGGCGTAAGGGTGTCCTGCAACCGACAGACATCAAACAGGCCATCCGGCCAAGAGACGTCCACCAACCGCGAACAGCACTGATTTGTATCGAAAATACGCATAATCGTGCGGGCGGAACGGTCACACCCGTTCACGTTTTGGAAGAGATTTCGTCCATTGCGAAGGCGTCAGGTGTTCCTGTACATATGGACGGGGCTCGATTGTTCAATGCGGCTGTCGCCTCTGGGCGCAGTGCGAAAGAAATCGCGTCGCACGTCGACACCGTACAATTTTGTTTGTCCAAGGGGTTATCCGCTCCGGTCGGTTCTGTGTTGGCGGGATCGAAGGCGTTTATTGACGAGGCTCGTCAGTGGCGGAAACGCATGGGTGGTGGACTGAGGCAGGCGGGCATCCTTGCTGCCCCAGGGATTCTCGCGTTGACGACGATGGTCGATAGACTGGCGGAGGACCATGAAAATGCTCGTTACTTGGCAGAACAGTTGAGTGCATTGCCTGGTGTGACGGTGGATCTGGAGACGGTGCAAACGAACATCGTCATAGCCGACATCGCTGGGACAGAGGTTGACGTCAACGTGTTCGTTCAAGCGTTGCGCGACGAAGGCGTGCTGTCTTCCGCTTTCGGCCCAACGACGGTTCGTTTTGTGACGAATAAGGACGTGTCTCGGGAAGATATTTCTACCGCTGTCGACGTCATCGCGAACGTCCTAAAACAGGTGAGGTAA
- a CDS encoding MFS transporter, producing the protein MKNRNLITLLSGQFISTFGNNLLSIALPWFVYTMTHSKADLAYVGIAQSLPALLGMVAGVFVDRWSKRQTMIVSDVIRMAICLVLGAWSLLHPSLIPIVLLVFILQCVGAFFNPAAGALLPLIVPKENVPAAMGYEQSGTATAQLVGTLSGGVLLTLLSAPLLFFSDGISFLLSAISLLFIRIKEKYVQRTIHSEPPSFRREFLSGLAMFRKSRFLILSLVGVLIANFAFAPLDLALTAWVKGNLGGSASALGMINAAFFLGMIIGGVLLGRISKIISLRMLFLWSLAIAGALVICIGLLPNVLWDALITLCIGFVVGTLNGGFGAVATGCIPEELRARAWGTIGSLSALTVPIGMVVGGIWMTHLALANVFLVVGCLSIVASLPFLLPVKQDLQAIGVAS; encoded by the coding sequence ATGAAAAATCGAAATCTGATCACGTTGCTGTCGGGACAATTCATTTCAACCTTTGGCAACAACCTGTTAAGCATTGCACTACCGTGGTTCGTCTACACCATGACCCACTCCAAGGCTGATCTGGCGTATGTGGGCATTGCTCAGTCACTTCCAGCTCTATTAGGAATGGTTGCAGGCGTGTTTGTCGATAGGTGGTCAAAACGCCAAACGATGATCGTGTCGGATGTCATTCGCATGGCCATCTGCCTGGTTCTCGGGGCCTGGAGCCTTCTCCATCCGTCCCTGATACCTATCGTGCTGCTTGTATTTATTCTGCAATGTGTAGGAGCTTTCTTCAATCCAGCAGCAGGGGCACTCTTGCCTTTAATTGTGCCGAAGGAGAACGTCCCGGCCGCCATGGGCTATGAACAGTCCGGTACAGCGACGGCTCAACTGGTGGGTACCTTGTCCGGTGGTGTTCTGTTAACCCTACTCAGCGCGCCCCTGCTCTTCTTCAGCGACGGCATCTCGTTTCTCTTGTCGGCTATTAGTTTGTTGTTCATCCGCATAAAAGAGAAATACGTACAGCGGACAATACACTCCGAGCCGCCATCATTTCGCCGAGAATTTCTCAGCGGGCTCGCCATGTTCCGCAAATCCCGCTTTCTCATATTATCGCTAGTCGGGGTACTCATCGCTAACTTCGCCTTCGCTCCACTCGATCTCGCCCTTACGGCCTGGGTCAAAGGAAACCTTGGCGGATCGGCAAGCGCGCTCGGTATGATCAATGCAGCGTTTTTCCTGGGGATGATTATCGGAGGTGTTCTCCTCGGACGCATTAGCAAAATTATTTCCCTTCGCATGCTCTTCCTCTGGAGCCTGGCGATAGCGGGCGCGTTGGTCATTTGCATCGGTCTCCTGCCAAATGTCTTATGGGACGCCTTGATTACACTTTGCATTGGCTTTGTCGTTGGCACGCTCAATGGTGGATTCGGGGCAGTTGCAACAGGTTGTATCCCGGAGGAGCTTCGGGCGCGTGCTTGGGGGACCATCGGATCGTTGTCCGCGCTGACCGTTCCCATTGGCATGGTTGTAGGCGGCATCTGGATGACCCACTTAGCGCTCGCAAACGTGTTTCTAGTCGTGGGCTGTCTGAGCATTGTCGCCAGTTTGCCGTTCTTGCTTCCCGTCAAGCAGGATTTACAAGCCATTGGCGTGGCCTCTTAA